A single region of the Lepus europaeus isolate LE1 chromosome 1, mLepTim1.pri, whole genome shotgun sequence genome encodes:
- the LOC133761593 gene encoding UDP-N-acetylglucosamine transferase subunit ALG13 homolog isoform X1 produces the protein MKCVFVTVGTTSFDDLIACVSAHDSLQILKSLGYDRLVLQIGRGTVVPEPFSTEAFTLDVYRYKDSLKEDLQKADLVISHAGAGSCLETLEKGKPLVVVINEKLMNNHQLELAKQLHKEGYLFYCTCSTLPGLLQSMDLSTLKCYSPGQSEKFSAFLDKVVGLQK, from the exons ATGAAGTGCGTGTTCGTTACCGTGGGGACCACCAGCTTCGACGACCTCATTGCGTGCGTGTCGGCGCACGACAGCCTGCAG ATACTCAAGAGCCTTGGTTACGACCGACTTGTTCTGCAGATCGGTAGAGGAACGGTAGTGCCTGAACCGTTCAGTACTGAGGCCTTCACTCTGGACGTGTACAGGTACAAGGATTCCTTGAAAGAAGACCTTCAGAAGGCAGATCTTGTTATTAGTCACGCAG GTGCAGGAAGCTGTTTGGAGACTCTGGAAAAAGGAAAGCCACTTGTAGTAGTTATAAATGAAAAGTTGATGAACAATCATCAGCTGGAATTGGCAAAGCAGCTGCACAAAGAGGGGTATCTCTTCTACTGTACTTGCAG cACGCTTCCTGGGCTGTTACAGTCAATGGACTTATCAACATTGAAATGTTATTCTCCTGGCCAGTCAGAAAAATTTTCTGCATTTTTGGATAAAGTTGTTGGATtacaaaaataa
- the LOC133761593 gene encoding UDP-N-acetylglucosamine transferase subunit ALG13 homolog isoform X2, whose product MNNHQLELAKQLHKEGYLFYCTCSTLPGLLQSMDLSTLKCYSPGQSEKFSAFLDKVVGLQK is encoded by the exons ATGAACAATCATCAGCTGGAATTGGCAAAGCAGCTGCACAAAGAGGGGTATCTCTTCTACTGTACTTGCAG cACGCTTCCTGGGCTGTTACAGTCAATGGACTTATCAACATTGAAATGTTATTCTCCTGGCCAGTCAGAAAAATTTTCTGCATTTTTGGATAAAGTTGTTGGATtacaaaaataa